The sequence taatttaCCTGTCTTTAAAGAATATTATTTCCCCACGGAGAGTGGTGATGGCATCAAAAGTCATGTGAGGGTCACAGCTGTCTGTTGCTGATGTTTCTGTTGGTGTTTCTGTGGATGGTATGGAAGCTGGTGGCTCAGTAGAGGTTGGGGGTCCTTAGGGAAGAGGTTAAAAGCAGAATTGGAAGGTCAGTTAGTATTGCTGTTACAGAGCTTGGAGAACAGcattactgggccaaattctcagtgGGTTTGAAACAGTGTTTTCCCATTCTATCAAGGTAATTATATATATGGCCACCACAGCCATATTATCTGAGctcttcacagtctttaatgtatttatcctcacaacacccctgtggggTAGGACAAtgctattatcccctttttacagatgagggaacTGAGAGGACAAGTGACACAGACGCTCTATGGCAAGGCAAGAAATTGAAGCCGGGTTTCTGGAGTCCTAGCTTAGTGCCCTCACCAATGCCTCTCTGAACTCCtccttgactttaatggagctgtgccaattcACATCTGCTCAGGAGCTGGCACAAGACCGTCACAAAGTTTCATACAGAAACATATTTAAACCTTTCGGATTAGTGATGCCCAGGAAGCACTCACCTCTACAGGGAGGGGGGTGCCTAATATACATGAAGAAGGGGTCACACTATGTGCTTCTCATCACATATAGCGAGCTGAGCTGGCTCATGCAGATGGAGATAGAGTGAGCCATGGCCTTACCTGCTTCTCATCCCTTTCGCTATGATTAGCAACCAAGAGGATACAAGAGGGATCACAGTCCCTGTGTAAAGGTAAGAGCAAGGACTGCAATTACAGCCAGCCCCTGTACACTGCTCTCAGCGTGGAGGTTCCTTATCCCCTTCACACCCCACACAGGTAGGCCACAGTGTGGCTCTTGGTTACACATTCTCATCAAATTATTTGTAATCTGTATgagagagactttaaaaaaaagtgatgttTTCTCCTTACCATATAGGGTCTGAATGCCATCAACATCATCCTGAGGAAGCCTGTAGTTTCTGGTCTCCATCTGCAGATAGGTTGGATACATCAAGGAGCCAAGGACATTGGAATGACCAAGACCCAATGAGTGGCCAAACTCATGAGCAGCAACAAGGAACAAGTTGAATcctaaaaatataaaaagcataGCATGCATGTAAATTAAATACATGTCCCCGTAAAACAACAGGaaaggacaggtgaggtcccagaggagtggagaagggcaaacatagtagctatctttaaaaaagggaaacaaagggcATGTATACACTACACTGTAAACCTGGCTCTGTGGGACCTGGGACTGAGAACGCAATGTCCCCAAGCCCATGCTTAAGCATCcatactgcattgtaaacccaggacTCACAGCCGTATTAGCGCATCCATATGGCACTACACACACCTTCTGACTCtggtctgcagcttgagctgtgTCCATACTGCAAAATGACTGAGCTTGGATCCAGGTCACAGTGGAACTCAGGCTCTGAACCACCACCACCCCGtctcctcccacctcctcccccccgccacacacagcAGAGTCCTTGGACCCAGGTCCTTAGTGCTTGCTGATCTAGATTAGACTGATTTGTGCGTGGACAGAAGTGGGGCTTGGGTGCAAATCTGAATAagagcctgggcttagtgtgcagtatTGACATACGCAAAGAggacccggggaattacagatcagtcagtcAAACTTTGAGTTAGGTACTCAAAAAATTCTTAAACAATCactttgtaagcacctagagaataAGAAGGTTATAAGgtatagccaacatggatttgtgaagaagaaatcatgccaaaccaacatcatttccttctttgacagaattACTGGCCTAATGTATAGGAAGCAGTGAtatgtcttgattttagtaagacttttgacatagtcccacatgacattcacatcaacaaactagggaaatctgGTCTCGATGAAATtacaataaggtgggtgcacaattcGTTGAAAAGCCATACTCAAAAGTAGTTACAAatagttcactgtcaaactgggaggatgcaTCTAGTGGGGTTTGTCCTGAGTCTGGtacaattcaatattttcattaatgatttggacaatggagtggagagtgtgcttttAAAATTTCCAGATAACATCAAGCTGGGATGAGAGAtaagcactttggaggaaagattagaattcaaaatgaccttgacataTTGGAGAACTGGTTTAAAATcaccaagatgaaattcaataaagacaagtgcaaattactacacttaggaaggaaaaattaaatgaacaACTGCAAAATGGTggataactggctaggcagtagtactgcagaaaaggttcTGGGGTTATGTTGGATCACAGACAGAACATCAGCCAGCAATGTGATGTAGTTGCGAAAAAGGCTCATATGATTCTAAGGTGTATttacaggagtgtcatatgtaagacacaagaGGGAACTGTGCTTCTTGTGAGgcatcagctggagtactgtgttcagttttgggtgccacagtttaagaaagatgtggacaaatcagaAAGCATCCAGAGCAGAGAAACCAAAATGATAACAGGTTtacaaaacatgacctgtgaggaaaggttaaaaaaagctgggcatgtttagtcttgagaaaagactgtgAAAAGAATTCGTTTTGGACTATGTAGAGGCCTggttattactttttttttccgTCAAAGAAGCAAATCTGAGGCCAGCCACCATGAAAGCATCTGTTCATACTGCAGAAATATCCCTCCTTACATATAACCAAGGTTTTGTTAATTTTGATGAGTTCAGAGGCCAGAAGAGGCTATTATGATTGTCTCGACTGACtttctgaataacacaggccatggaatttcactCCGTAATTCCTGCATTGAATTCTATAGCTTGTGATCCCATAATATATCCCACGATAATGCACACTAGACAGAAGTACTTAACATGCACCACAAATACACTCATCCACTGAACACACATCGTTTTCCCTGCACAAGGTTGTTAAAAGTTATCATCactttaatacttttttttatttaaaaagtggtGAGTTCAGTACTTTACAACTGCTAAGAGCCTCACCCTGAGGGCACAGTGTCATGCCATATTGTCTAACTCAGTAATGCCTATTGTCTAACTCAGTCAAACCAGTCCACCTCCAGAGTAATTCCAGTCACTCCACGGGAGCCACAGTTGTAGTCagtgcattgacttcagtggcattactaTGGATTGTCATGGGTGtcattgagatcagaatctgaaccACTGATTTCAAGGAGAACTCCGCTGAGAAGTACAGCAGGTTCCCACCCTGTATATGTAGTTATTGCTAAGCTGCATTACTTTTGCGCCCCCATCTCTTTCCAGTGTAAAAATGAGCAAATAGCTCTTAAAATCAAATACTGCACAGTGGAGAATGCTAGTGAAATAGTAAGGGATTCCTACCTTTCAAATCTTTTGTCCAGTATTCATCCTCATCAAAGTGGGCATCTCCACCAATACCTTCACCCGGTGCATAGGCATGAGCGAGACTTCCACCCACTCCATCAAAGGAATAGAAGTCACCATGAACTAGAAAAGGATACATAAAAAGTATGATTCTTCTCAATTGGGACTGTAAATAAATGTGTCAATACTTATCATTGACACATGGGGATTTTCTTACATCCAGCCACAAAGGAGATCATTATATCTGCGTCGACCTCGTAAACTCTGGTGAATTTCAGTGGGGTCACGCTGCTCCAGACGTTCCAAGCCTTCTCAATCGCTTCATCTACATCAGCGGGTGCCATGTCTGGTGTATAGTTCAAAATCCTTTAAATACATAATAAGGAAATAAAGATAGGCAATTAAAAATGCGACTGACAGGACATGTACTTCAAGTTAAACATTTTGCTTCCGTGTTGTCTGTATATTACTATTTGTATCTCTTGTCTTTTTAGGCAATATGCTTCTTGATACACAACATATGTCTATCTCTGTGTTTGTTTAGTACCTACTACAATAGGGCTGTGATCCTGATtcaggctcctaggtgctaccataatgataagaataaataataataaacatagaAAACTAGTTCCTTCTGTAATTCCCAGTagcactcaaggaaacacactgAAATATTACCTATATTTCAGATCTGTTTTTGTCCATCTAGGAGACCGTGGAAAGGTGCTGAACTGACCGACATCAGGTATTCCACACCTGGGCTGCTTCATCACCTCCAGAGTATTGGAATCCAGTTCCCCAGTCACTTTCAGCCCAAAGAATGCCTGCATTTCTTGGATTTTGTCACTTATGGTTTTTCTGTTCTTCATTTTAAAGATAGGTTCCGCCTCTGTTTTAAGTTTATAGTACTTTTCCAGATATTTCTGATGGGAAAAAACACCCACATTTTATGACATTCATGTTTCTTTTAGAATGTATAGAATAATCTTAATAGTTATACAGTTATTCCTGTGATCTTAATATAATAAAAGACTAATTCTTCCTATCAGCTTTAATCATATATACTGTCTACAACCATTACCTCAGCAAATTGCATGTCTTCTtcatttttcttctccatttcTGGAACTACTGGAAAAGCATAAGAAAATGCTACACAGAGTAAGATCTGGAATGCAAGATTCTTCATTTTCAACGTCACTTCTTTATCCTACCACTAGTTTAACAAAACCTCTCAGTCTCTAGCTTTTCTATGCATGTCTCCTCCGTGACCCAGTATATCTAGCACTTGGGCGCTCTATAAAGTCAACAGTGACATGACTCACAGTTTATAACATCCTCTGATTTTCCACAAAACATACACAATGTGACTTTTAACTGAAGTGTGATACACTACAGGTGGCCTCGTCTGAAACCCCCTGATTTTGCAATATTGTCAGAGGCTGTCCGGGATACTTTCCTATTCCTTTCCTtcccatttttccccctttccttcctaaattaggccaacattttcaaacttgagttCAGCACCAAAAGTCACATCTAGGCATCTGCATAAAAgtagtctgatttttcagaggtgctaaaggGCTGCAGTGTgagaaaaaacattattttagcAAATGTTAGACTTGTCTTAATCAATTAAATTGTTCCAATTTGTTGTCAGTAGTTTTCTTGTTTTATAAGCTAAAATTGTAATATGAAATTGTTTTGctttaaaatcattttgttttgttacaagTCTAGTCTGCTTGTTAAAAGATTGTTTAACTGTTCCCTTTGCTGTTCCCTTTAATTGCTCGTTAGAACATTGTTTAGCCTTTCTTTGTGTGAGTGAGGATATAAGTGTGCGTGTAAATAAGAAGAGATGCCAGCAGCAGATGGGCATAATCACCAAAGAGGGAGTGAAGAAATGAAAACGCCAGTATTATCTTGACCTGATGgccaaaaaatgcagattaaCAACCCTAAAGTACAAAGGTATCCACccaaaaacaagaacaaaatgcCATATAAGAAGATGAAAGATGGTTATGTATACAACCAGTTCTGTGATAAACAATGCAAGCATGACACAGCAAGACCCATAGACTTGCCTGAGAACTAACTACTATAAAAGATGTGTGAGAACCACAGGGCTTTGAGTTCATTCTGCAATAACAATGGAGCATCAGACACGTCCAATTTGAGGCCTAGATCCCTCCTTGTGTTCAGTCTAGCTGGCCACTAGGCTGACTCAAGCAACAATAAAGACTGGTAACTCTAACACTAGCTGCAGAACctttgtggggtgtgtgtgtgtatgtatatgcatATACTGATTTTGAAACTTGTTTAGCGTTTTAAATAAACGTGGCGTATTGCCTTGTCCCCTGGAAAAGATTCTATGAGTTTTGATAAGAATA is a genomic window of Lepidochelys kempii isolate rLepKem1 chromosome 1, rLepKem1.hap2, whole genome shotgun sequence containing:
- the LOC140901166 gene encoding stromelysin-1-like, which gives rise to MKNLAFQILLCVAFSYAFPVVPEMEKKNEEDMQFAEKYLEKYYKLKTEAEPIFKMKNRKTISDKIQEMQAFFGLKVTGELDSNTLEVMKQPRCGIPDVGQFSTFPRSPRWTKTDLKYRILNYTPDMAPADVDEAIEKAWNVWSSVTPLKFTRVYEVDADIMISFVAGFHGDFYSFDGVGGSLAHAYAPGEGIGGDAHFDEDEYWTKDLKGFNLFLVAAHEFGHSLGLGHSNVLGSLMYPTYLQMETRNYRLPQDDVDGIQTLYGPPTSTEPPASIPSTETPTETSATDSCDPHMTFDAITTLRGEIIFFKDRYIWRKSPYFPGIEQDLISSFWPTLPSGFQATYEIDKKDQVFLFKGNQYWVVSGYSVQPGFPRNIHALGFPRYVKEIDAAVYDKNAKKTYFFVGAKYWSYDEVTESMEKGYPRRISVDFPRIGNKVDAAFQKKGHFYFFHGSKQYEIDTKSKKVIREMKSNSWFGCK